One window of the Allorhizobium ampelinum S4 genome contains the following:
- the parC gene encoding DNA topoisomerase IV subunit A: MGKSLIPPGDGGDNVTPIDLKYALEERYLAYALSTIMHRALPDVRDGLKPVHRRIIHAMSEMGIRPNSAFKKCARIVGDVIGKFHPHGDQSVYDALVRLAQDFSQRYPVVDGQGNFGNIDGDSAAAYRYTEARMTDVAGLLLEGIEQDAVDFRPTYNEEDDEPVVLPGAFPNLLANGASGIAVGMATSIPPHNAHELCDAALYLIKNRSASVEELFADPAHPQRGGIEGPDFPTGGIVIESRESMLETYRTGRGGFRVRAKWETEDLGRGGYQIVITQIPFQVQKSRLIEKIAELLIAKRLPLLEDIRDESAEDVRVVLVPKSRTVDPTILMESLFKLSELESRIPLNMNVLSQGKVPKVMALNEVLLEWLDHRKDVLVRRSRFRLAAIDRRLEILGGLLIAYLNLDEVIRIIREEDEAKDALIARFELTDNQAEAILNMRLRNLRKLEEFEIRKEHDALSKEKAEIETLLASDDLQWGTIASEIGEVKKKYAKATDIGRRRTLFANAPDADVDAIQQAMIEKEPITVVISEKGWIRALKGHSYDKVSLTFKEGDGLRVAFPAQTTDKILLVTTGGKVYTLGGDKLPGGRGHGEPIRIMVDMENDQDVLTAFVHDPARKLLIASTGGNGFIVAESDITANTRKGKQVMNVGMPDETKLVVPISGDHVAVVGENRKMVVFPLAQVPEMSRGKGVRLQRYKDGGVSDIKCFTLADGLSWEDSAGRSFTRSKDELLEWLGDRAGPGRTVPKGFPRSGKFSG, translated from the coding sequence ATGGGAAAAAGTCTTATACCGCCTGGCGACGGTGGCGATAACGTCACACCGATCGATCTGAAATATGCGCTGGAAGAGCGCTACCTGGCCTATGCGCTGTCGACCATCATGCACCGGGCGCTGCCTGACGTGCGCGATGGGCTGAAGCCGGTGCATCGGCGCATCATCCATGCGATGAGCGAAATGGGGATCAGGCCCAATTCCGCCTTCAAGAAATGCGCCCGTATCGTCGGCGATGTCATCGGTAAATTTCACCCGCATGGCGACCAGTCGGTCTATGACGCGCTGGTGCGGCTCGCCCAGGATTTTTCGCAGCGCTATCCCGTTGTCGATGGTCAGGGCAATTTCGGCAATATCGACGGCGATTCGGCGGCTGCCTACCGATATACCGAAGCACGGATGACCGACGTTGCTGGGCTTCTGCTCGAGGGTATCGAGCAGGATGCGGTGGATTTTCGCCCGACCTATAACGAGGAAGACGACGAGCCGGTCGTGTTGCCCGGCGCTTTCCCCAATCTGCTCGCCAATGGCGCCTCCGGCATCGCGGTCGGCATGGCAACCTCGATCCCGCCGCACAATGCCCATGAGCTGTGTGATGCGGCGCTTTATCTGATCAAGAACCGTAGCGCTTCTGTCGAAGAGCTGTTTGCCGATCCGGCTCATCCGCAGCGCGGCGGCATCGAGGGACCGGATTTCCCGACCGGTGGCATTGTCATCGAAAGCCGCGAAAGCATGCTGGAAACCTACCGCACCGGACGCGGCGGTTTCCGAGTGCGGGCCAAATGGGAGACGGAAGACCTCGGGCGCGGCGGCTATCAGATCGTCATTACCCAGATCCCGTTCCAGGTGCAGAAATCACGGTTGATCGAAAAGATCGCCGAATTGCTGATCGCCAAGCGCCTGCCGTTGCTGGAAGACATTCGCGATGAGTCAGCCGAAGACGTTCGCGTTGTGCTGGTGCCGAAGAGTCGTACCGTCGATCCGACCATCCTGATGGAATCGCTATTCAAGCTGTCTGAGCTGGAAAGCCGCATTCCCTTGAACATGAACGTCCTCTCCCAAGGTAAAGTACCGAAGGTGATGGCGCTGAACGAGGTGCTGCTGGAATGGCTGGATCACCGCAAGGACGTGTTGGTGCGCCGGTCGCGCTTCCGTCTGGCGGCCATCGACCGGCGGCTGGAAATTCTCGGCGGCTTGCTGATCGCCTATCTCAATCTCGACGAGGTGATCCGCATCATCCGCGAGGAAGACGAGGCCAAGGACGCACTGATTGCCCGCTTCGAGCTGACGGACAACCAGGCCGAAGCCATCTTGAACATGCGGTTGCGCAATTTGCGCAAACTCGAGGAATTCGAGATCCGCAAGGAACATGATGCTCTGTCCAAGGAAAAGGCAGAGATCGAGACATTGCTGGCCTCTGACGACTTGCAATGGGGAACGATTGCCTCGGAAATCGGTGAGGTGAAGAAGAAATATGCCAAGGCGACCGACATTGGCCGCCGCCGCACGCTGTTTGCCAATGCGCCGGATGCCGATGTCGATGCCATTCAGCAGGCGATGATCGAGAAAGAGCCGATCACCGTCGTCATCTCCGAAAAGGGCTGGATACGGGCGCTTAAGGGCCACAGCTATGACAAGGTCAGCCTGACCTTCAAGGAAGGCGATGGTCTGCGCGTGGCCTTCCCCGCCCAGACCACAGATAAGATCCTGCTGGTGACCACCGGTGGCAAGGTCTATACGCTTGGCGGCGACAAGCTGCCCGGCGGGCGCGGCCATGGCGAGCCGATCCGAATCATGGTCGATATGGAAAACGATCAGGATGTGCTGACGGCTTTCGTCCACGATCCAGCCCGCAAGCTGCTGATCGCCTCGACGGGTGGCAATGGCTTCATCGTCGCGGAAAGCGACATCACCGCCAATACCCGCAAGGGCAAACAGGTGATGAATGTCGGCATGCCGGATGAAACCAAGCTGGTCGTGCCGATTTCCGGCGACCATGTGGCTGTGGTCGGCGAAAATCGCAAAATGGTGGTATTCCCGCTGGCACAGGTCCCGGAAATGAGCCGCGGCAAGGGCGTGCGCCTGCAACGCTATAAGGACGGCGGTGTCTCCGACATCAAGTGCTTTACCCTTGCAGACGGGCTTTCCTGGGAAGACAGTGCGGGCCGGAGCTTCACCCGCAGCAAGGACGAACTGTTGGAATGGCTGGGCGATCGGGCCGGGCCTGGACGCACGGTTCCCAAGGGCTTCCCGCGCAGCGGCAAATTCAGCGGCTGA
- a CDS encoding putative bifunctional diguanylate cyclase/phosphodiesterase has product MKNTLPDPNTVTRSGVSDRRRTAEMAKLYREETEQDRIHKARFGLWAASIVYILFSITDFLLVPDVAVTEMKIRLLIGVLAIVSLETQIWLKVRAAWIDLTCSIALIIGYGVWLYVASMTELSENLRYYMVFGTIFMMSANLFFGLDFLLSIATSAVVLLLFFWSLTTNFAEETSYVIAFGTFFVSCFIFTSYVNLRLNRERHNVFLNALEARKQHREAIERGKALLRLSNTDYLTGVENRRAIDQRLRDNWAEWQSSGTGFAAILVDVDFFKKYNDYYGHQAGDHCLVLVANALKTALLPFNASIGRYGGEEFIVLAPAASRDDVGLLAEMIRNTVEKMSLVHDQRKDGINVVTVSVGAAFTRPHFGPRLEKIITEADRALYSAKANGRNCVRLFDPNDPQSSDDSEHIAALLRVAVANNLVSLVYQPILNLTTGKIDAAEALMRLKLLDGTPVTPSVFIPIAERTGSILDLGLWTLRQACTEILVPGHAPVVSINVSPIQLKTRGFAAAVAEILIDTGVDGQHVAFEITEGINMDRQSDILRCIKDLENMGIRIWLDDFGTGFAGLSWLRLFNFDTVKIDRSFLHDSDTPKGRSMLRDIIALVRNRGHRILVEGIETEEQLELMRQFDIDHVQGFYIGRPATLDVFKSKPLNHFSQTEAESTDAPLITHFIS; this is encoded by the coding sequence ATGAAGAATACCCTGCCCGATCCGAATACCGTGACTAGGAGCGGGGTTTCCGATAGAAGGCGAACCGCAGAAATGGCGAAGCTCTACCGGGAAGAGACTGAGCAGGATAGGATCCATAAAGCCAGATTTGGACTTTGGGCAGCCAGCATTGTCTATATCCTATTCTCCATAACCGATTTCCTACTCGTTCCGGATGTTGCCGTAACGGAAATGAAAATCCGGCTGCTCATCGGCGTGCTCGCCATTGTCTCTCTGGAAACGCAGATTTGGCTGAAGGTCAGGGCCGCGTGGATAGACCTGACATGCTCCATTGCCCTCATTATCGGCTATGGAGTCTGGCTGTATGTGGCCTCAATGACTGAATTGTCTGAGAACCTGCGTTACTACATGGTTTTTGGGACTATTTTCATGATGAGCGCCAACCTTTTCTTTGGCCTGGACTTTCTGCTATCCATCGCGACATCGGCTGTGGTTCTCCTGCTGTTTTTCTGGAGCCTTACAACCAATTTCGCGGAAGAAACCTCCTATGTTATTGCTTTTGGGACGTTTTTTGTCTCCTGTTTCATTTTCACCAGCTACGTCAATCTACGGCTGAACAGGGAGCGACATAATGTTTTCCTCAACGCGCTGGAGGCACGCAAGCAGCATCGGGAAGCGATCGAACGCGGCAAAGCGCTGCTGCGCCTTTCCAACACAGACTATCTGACCGGCGTTGAAAACCGGCGTGCCATCGATCAGCGATTGCGGGACAATTGGGCTGAATGGCAAAGTTCAGGAACCGGCTTTGCCGCAATTTTGGTCGACGTCGATTTTTTCAAGAAATACAACGACTATTACGGCCATCAGGCTGGCGACCACTGTCTGGTCCTGGTCGCCAATGCTCTGAAGACAGCCCTCCTGCCCTTCAATGCCTCCATTGGCCGTTATGGCGGCGAGGAATTTATCGTTCTGGCTCCAGCCGCTAGCCGTGACGATGTTGGGCTGCTGGCTGAGATGATTCGCAATACCGTGGAAAAAATGTCGCTGGTCCATGATCAGCGCAAGGATGGCATCAACGTCGTTACGGTCAGCGTCGGCGCGGCCTTCACACGCCCTCATTTCGGTCCACGGCTGGAAAAGATCATTACCGAGGCGGACCGGGCGCTCTATTCGGCAAAGGCCAATGGTCGTAATTGCGTGCGGCTGTTTGACCCGAACGATCCGCAAAGCAGCGACGATAGCGAACACATTGCCGCTTTGTTGCGGGTGGCTGTGGCCAATAACCTTGTTTCCCTCGTCTATCAGCCGATCCTCAACCTCACGACCGGCAAGATCGACGCTGCTGAAGCCCTGATGCGGCTGAAACTGCTGGATGGGACGCCTGTCACACCCTCGGTGTTCATTCCGATTGCCGAGCGAACGGGGTCCATCCTTGATCTCGGCCTGTGGACGCTACGCCAGGCCTGCACCGAAATCCTCGTTCCCGGCCACGCGCCGGTCGTTAGTATCAATGTCTCTCCTATTCAGTTGAAAACCCGCGGCTTTGCCGCCGCCGTGGCTGAAATCCTGATCGATACCGGCGTTGATGGGCAGCATGTCGCCTTCGAGATTACCGAAGGCATCAATATGGATCGTCAATCCGACATACTGCGCTGCATCAAGGACCTTGAAAATATGGGCATCCGCATCTGGCTGGATGATTTCGGCACCGGTTTCGCCGGACTGTCCTGGCTACGGCTCTTCAATTTCGACACCGTGAAGATCGACAGGTCCTTCCTTCATGACAGCGATACGCCGAAGGGACGCTCCATGCTGCGCGACATCATCGCGCTGGTCCGCAATCGTGGCCACCGCATTCTTGTCGAGGGCATCGAGACCGAGGAACAGCTGGAGTTGATGCGGCAGTTCGACATTGATCATGTACAGGGATTCTACATCGGCCGCCCGGCCACCCTGGATGTCTTCAAGTCCAAACCCCTGAACCATTTTAGCCAAACTGAGGCGGAAAGCACAGACGCGCCGCTGATTACCCATTTTATCAGCTAG
- a CDS encoding class I SAM-dependent methyltransferase, protein MQQIEITLDGESLVTPETIATAVFSSKINDGRNSDLKTAEAELAIFLNIAQQKVQKKAPVEEVLALVISNLHKIRSKYTPEIWRSLIPLAQNHPVSKFFHEDPFTHWSFVKPRGYSGDAHLLDFIYGHESVAEEVAGASELGRMLYSHTRESGAPVAVRERRDIVARHVDEIASSRGPDAEIMTVAAGHLREGARSVALKEGRIKRWVALDQDPLSIGSIRQDFEGTCVEAVDGSVRSLLTNSHQLGTFDFIYASGLYDYLNDKVAVKLTKKCLSMLKPNGVFMFANFSDDFDTDGYMETFMNWALLLRSEQDMWRVIHASTPEGDIDAQVRFGANRNIVYGFIRKIG, encoded by the coding sequence ATGCAGCAAATTGAAATTACGCTCGATGGAGAGAGTTTGGTTACGCCGGAGACCATTGCAACTGCGGTTTTTTCTTCGAAAATTAACGATGGAAGAAACAGCGATCTCAAGACCGCTGAGGCAGAACTTGCGATTTTTTTGAATATTGCCCAGCAGAAAGTACAAAAAAAGGCGCCGGTAGAGGAAGTTTTAGCGCTCGTTATTTCTAATCTCCATAAGATTCGTTCGAAATATACGCCGGAGATCTGGAGAAGCCTTATTCCACTTGCGCAGAATCATCCCGTTAGTAAATTTTTTCACGAAGACCCCTTTACCCATTGGTCATTCGTCAAACCACGTGGATATTCCGGCGATGCACATCTTCTCGATTTCATCTATGGACATGAAAGTGTAGCGGAAGAAGTTGCTGGCGCGTCCGAACTTGGCCGCATGCTTTACAGTCACACCAGGGAGTCCGGGGCTCCGGTAGCGGTGCGTGAGCGGCGCGATATCGTCGCCCGCCATGTGGATGAAATTGCCTCGTCACGCGGTCCGGATGCGGAAATCATGACCGTTGCTGCGGGCCATCTGCGGGAAGGCGCCCGTTCCGTTGCCCTTAAGGAAGGCAGGATCAAACGCTGGGTTGCCCTGGATCAGGATCCGCTTAGCATTGGCTCGATCCGGCAGGATTTCGAGGGGACATGTGTTGAAGCTGTCGATGGTTCGGTTCGCAGCCTGCTGACCAATTCTCATCAGCTTGGTACATTCGATTTCATCTATGCTTCCGGCCTTTACGATTACCTCAACGACAAGGTGGCGGTAAAGCTGACGAAGAAATGCCTATCCATGCTGAAGCCGAATGGCGTTTTCATGTTTGCCAATTTCTCGGACGATTTTGACACCGACGGCTATATGGAAACCTTCATGAACTGGGCGCTGCTGCTGCGGAGCGAGCAGGACATGTGGCGCGTTATTCATGCAAGCACACCAGAAGGCGATATCGATGCTCAGGTCCGTTTCGGTGCCAATCGCAATATTGTCTACGGCTTTATCCGCAAGATCGGCTAG
- a CDS encoding sensor domain-containing phosphodiesterase — protein MTVDQERELARLTSLRNLKILDTLPSESFDRITRIVSEFFGLPVAAVSLTDVDRQWFKSKVGIEHNQIPRFKAPCAEVAETCRPLIVNDFHNDAFYVDSPLGQAGVRFYAGVPLMTTDGYSLGALCVLDNEPHTVGDREMAVLSDMAAMVMAQIEMQHAVGRIEAASGLPNRFQLLSDLADIGKHGGGKERLIGVLDLARTMQFDRLSRVMGPSHLDGVIRSVAQFLQRAVGDHTASYHIGAMQFALIPPEDVTSESLLPMLKSLLSDVGEVANLRLTMTPSLGVTWFNPGAMEPENVLRSLQSAVQDARDSETGIAFFSDDHDLLHRRNFRLLQDFPVALASQDQLHLVFQPRLSLKTGQAECAEALLRWNHPELGSISPAEFVPVIEASDLVRAMSAWVIDKALSHLAVLRGQGIDMRLSINISALNLNEPEFLELLKEKLAKYDVLPGQIEFELTETAMMRETEKSLDLLHALSAHGIRLAIDDFGTGYSSLAYMQKLPADVVKIDRSFVADMAKGNRERVLVRSMINLSHSLGYEVVAEGVETLEAADLLQAMGCDEIQGFWLSRPMAAEVLPEWLRHRHGAADQAAQVA, from the coding sequence ATGACCGTGGACCAAGAGCGCGAACTGGCAAGACTGACCAGCCTACGCAACCTGAAAATACTTGATACCCTACCGAGTGAAAGCTTCGACCGGATTACTCGAATCGTATCGGAATTTTTCGGACTGCCAGTCGCGGCCGTGTCGCTGACAGATGTCGATCGCCAGTGGTTCAAGTCGAAAGTGGGAATCGAGCATAACCAGATTCCACGATTCAAGGCGCCCTGTGCTGAAGTCGCGGAGACTTGTCGGCCGCTGATCGTCAACGATTTTCACAATGATGCCTTTTATGTCGATAGTCCCCTCGGTCAGGCTGGCGTGCGGTTCTACGCCGGTGTGCCGCTGATGACGACGGATGGCTATTCCCTGGGCGCGCTCTGCGTTCTTGATAATGAACCTCACACGGTCGGCGACAGGGAAATGGCCGTACTCTCCGATATGGCGGCCATGGTCATGGCGCAGATAGAAATGCAGCATGCCGTTGGCCGTATTGAGGCCGCCAGCGGTCTGCCCAATCGCTTCCAATTGTTGAGCGACCTTGCCGATATTGGCAAGCACGGCGGGGGCAAGGAACGGTTGATCGGCGTTCTCGATCTTGCGCGCACCATGCAGTTCGACCGGTTGTCGCGTGTCATGGGTCCATCGCATCTGGATGGTGTCATCCGCTCCGTGGCGCAGTTCCTGCAGAGGGCGGTAGGTGATCATACCGCCTCCTATCACATTGGCGCGATGCAGTTTGCCTTGATCCCGCCGGAGGACGTCACATCCGAAAGCCTGCTTCCTATGCTGAAAAGCTTGCTGTCCGATGTCGGTGAGGTGGCCAATCTTCGTTTGACGATGACACCCTCGCTTGGGGTGACCTGGTTCAATCCGGGCGCAATGGAGCCGGAAAACGTGCTGCGGTCGCTGCAAAGTGCGGTTCAAGACGCGCGTGACAGCGAAACCGGCATTGCCTTTTTCTCCGACGATCATGACCTGCTGCATCGCCGTAACTTCCGCCTGTTGCAGGATTTTCCTGTCGCTCTGGCGTCGCAGGATCAATTGCATCTGGTTTTCCAGCCGAGGCTGTCTTTGAAGACCGGTCAGGCGGAATGCGCCGAAGCGTTGCTGCGCTGGAACCACCCTGAACTGGGGTCGATTTCACCAGCCGAATTCGTGCCAGTTATCGAAGCCTCCGATCTGGTGCGCGCCATGAGCGCCTGGGTGATCGACAAGGCGCTGTCGCATCTGGCCGTTCTGCGAGGTCAAGGCATCGATATGCGATTGTCGATCAATATTTCGGCTCTCAATCTGAATGAGCCGGAATTTCTGGAACTGCTGAAGGAAAAGCTGGCGAAATACGATGTTCTGCCGGGTCAGATTGAATTTGAACTGACGGAAACGGCGATGATGAGGGAGACCGAAAAGTCACTCGACCTTCTTCACGCGCTGAGCGCCCATGGTATCCGGCTGGCGATCGACGACTTCGGCACTGGCTATAGCAGCCTGGCCTATATGCAGAAATTGCCTGCTGATGTTGTGAAAATCGACCGTTCTTTCGTCGCGGATATGGCAAAAGGCAATCGCGAGCGCGTCTTGGTGCGATCGATGATCAACCTTTCGCACAGTCTAGGCTATGAAGTGGTGGCGGAAGGCGTCGAAACGCTGGAAGCTGCTGATCTCCTGCAAGCGATGGGTTGCGATGAGATTCAGGGCTTCTGGCTGTCGCGTCCCATGGCGGCGGAAGTCCTGCCGGAATGGCTGCGCCATCGGCATGGGGCTGCTGATCAGGCGGCTCAGGTCGCCTGA
- a CDS encoding arginyltransferase, giving the protein MNTQAATSPQFYLTAPAPCPYLAGEMERKVFTHLVGPRAPEMNDLLTQGGFRRSQNIAYRPACETCRACISVRIVAREFQPNRTMRRVAGVNADLTSSVFAAQPSTEQFSLFRTYLDHRHQQGGMSDMSALDFAIMVEDSHVKTKVIEYRLPKVDEDSDRPGELVAVALSDILSDGLSMVYSFFNPAMEKRSLGTFMVLDHIRRANEMGLPHVYLGYWVNGSRKMGYKIRFLPQEHLLSQGWTRYEPESGVEE; this is encoded by the coding sequence ATGAACACGCAGGCTGCTACGTCTCCGCAGTTTTATCTGACAGCACCCGCGCCCTGCCCTTACTTGGCGGGGGAAATGGAGCGGAAGGTCTTCACGCACCTTGTTGGACCACGCGCGCCGGAAATGAACGATCTTCTGACACAGGGCGGCTTTCGCCGATCGCAGAATATCGCCTACCGTCCGGCCTGCGAAACCTGCCGCGCCTGCATATCCGTGCGGATCGTCGCCCGGGAATTCCAGCCGAACCGGACCATGCGGCGTGTGGCGGGCGTCAATGCAGATCTCACCAGCAGCGTCTTTGCCGCCCAACCTTCGACCGAACAATTCTCACTGTTTCGCACCTATCTCGATCATCGCCACCAGCAGGGCGGCATGTCGGACATGTCGGCGCTCGACTTTGCGATCATGGTGGAAGACAGCCATGTCAAAACCAAGGTGATCGAATATCGCCTGCCGAAAGTGGACGAGGACAGCGACCGCCCCGGCGAACTGGTGGCCGTGGCGCTATCCGATATCCTCAGCGACGGATTGTCGATGGTCTATTCCTTCTTCAATCCGGCCATGGAAAAACGGTCTCTCGGCACATTCATGGTTCTCGACCATATCCGCCGTGCCAACGAAATGGGCCTACCCCATGTCTATCTGGGCTATTGGGTGAACGGCTCCCGTAAAATGGGATATAAAATCCGCTTCCTGCCGCAAGAACATCTGCTCAGTCAGGGCTGGACCCGTTATGAGCCAGAGAGCGGCGTCGAAGAGTAA
- a CDS encoding RDD family protein produces MSFDPNMTTVAPTDWRAYSGVLSRRVLAFIIDYVLVGLLWVPAAVVVFFLGVITLGLGWLLYPILFFIVAGLYFGLSLAGRTQATPGMRAMGIAMIRLDGTKIDFVTAIAHLALFWILNSVLTPLILLAGLFTDRSRLVHDLLLGTAALRAG; encoded by the coding sequence ATGAGCTTCGATCCGAATATGACCACCGTGGCTCCGACCGACTGGCGCGCCTATAGCGGCGTGCTGTCGCGCCGGGTCCTTGCCTTCATTATCGACTATGTCCTGGTCGGGCTCCTGTGGGTTCCCGCCGCCGTTGTGGTGTTCTTCCTCGGCGTCATCACACTTGGCCTCGGCTGGCTCCTTTATCCCATTCTGTTTTTCATCGTCGCGGGCCTTTATTTCGGTCTGTCGCTGGCCGGTCGCACTCAGGCGACGCCTGGCATGCGAGCCATGGGAATTGCCATGATTCGCCTGGATGGCACCAAGATTGATTTCGTCACGGCCATTGCCCATCTGGCACTGTTCTGGATCCTCAATTCCGTGTTAACGCCACTGATCCTGCTGGCGGGACTGTTTACTGATCGTTCGCGATTGGTCCATGACTTGCTGCTCGGTACGGCTGCGCTTCGCGCTGGCTGA
- the hemB gene encoding porphobilinogen synthase encodes MTNKTHLVDDITGHRRMRRNRKADWTRRLVQESRLTVDDLIWPIFLVPGSGIVEPIAAMPGVNRMSVDKAVEAVKEAADLGIPAIATFPNIEMNLRDQTGSHILEANNLLNQATAAIKKAVANIGVITDVALDPFTSHGHDGILRGDDIVNDETVDQVVKAAILQADAGSDIIAPSEMMDGRIGAIRRGLDAAGHQSVGIMSYATKFSSGYYGPYREAISTAGLLKGDKNSYYISPANGTEAVRDAAMDVEEGADMLMVKPGLPYLDICWRLKEAFSLPVFSYQVSGEYAQIKAAGLNGWIDEERVMMETLLCFKRAGCDGILSYFAVDAAKRLARS; translated from the coding sequence ATGACCAACAAGACCCACCTCGTCGACGATATTACCGGCCACCGGCGCATGCGCCGCAACCGCAAGGCGGACTGGACGCGCAGGCTGGTACAGGAAAGCCGGTTGACGGTGGACGACCTTATCTGGCCGATCTTCCTCGTACCCGGTAGCGGCATCGTCGAGCCGATCGCCGCCATGCCGGGAGTCAACAGGATGAGTGTCGACAAGGCGGTCGAGGCGGTGAAGGAAGCCGCCGATCTTGGCATTCCGGCCATTGCCACCTTTCCGAATATCGAGATGAACCTGCGTGACCAGACGGGTTCCCATATCCTGGAAGCCAATAACCTGCTCAACCAGGCGACAGCGGCCATCAAGAAAGCCGTCGCCAACATCGGCGTGATTACCGACGTGGCGCTAGACCCTTTTACCAGCCATGGGCATGACGGTATTTTGCGCGGCGACGATATCGTCAATGACGAAACGGTCGATCAGGTGGTCAAGGCAGCCATCCTGCAAGCCGATGCTGGCTCCGACATTATCGCGCCGTCCGAAATGATGGACGGGCGAATCGGCGCGATCCGCCGCGGGCTCGACGCCGCTGGTCATCAGTCGGTTGGCATCATGTCCTATGCAACGAAATTCTCCTCCGGCTATTACGGACCCTACCGCGAGGCGATTTCCACCGCAGGCCTGCTGAAGGGCGACAAGAACAGCTATTACATCAGCCCGGCCAATGGCACAGAAGCAGTGCGGGACGCCGCCATGGATGTTGAGGAAGGGGCGGATATGCTGATGGTCAAGCCCGGCCTGCCCTATCTGGATATCTGCTGGCGTCTCAAGGAAGCCTTCAGCCTGCCGGTCTTTTCCTATCAGGTGTCAGGCGAATATGCGCAGATCAAGGCTGCGGGTCTGAATGGCTGGATTGATGAAGAGCGGGTAATGATGGAAACACTGCTCTGCTTCAAACGGGCCGGATGTGATGGCATTCTCAGTTATTTCGCCGTGGACGCGGCAAAGCGGCTCGCCAGAAGCTGA
- a CDS encoding DUF6163 family protein produces MIDDVVHTPKPSLVDLLFVLFLRVVALACLWLGLQFWGLLVGFAGDGLGRFDLMNVPWRIASCGLAVMLPVAGVGLWMTVSWGPVIWVIAASGQILMHAVWPGIFGRDPLIVAFHLIVAVVYLAFRLAILLQKRRRATA; encoded by the coding sequence ATGATTGATGATGTCGTCCATACGCCAAAGCCCAGCCTGGTAGACCTGTTGTTTGTGCTCTTCCTGCGCGTTGTTGCGCTTGCCTGCCTTTGGCTGGGCTTGCAATTCTGGGGGCTGCTGGTGGGCTTTGCGGGTGACGGCCTTGGGCGGTTCGACCTGATGAATGTGCCTTGGCGCATTGCCAGTTGCGGGCTTGCCGTGATGCTGCCGGTGGCAGGGGTTGGGTTGTGGATGACGGTCTCCTGGGGGCCTGTCATTTGGGTCATTGCCGCCAGTGGCCAGATCCTGATGCATGCCGTATGGCCGGGCATTTTCGGGCGCGATCCGTTGATCGTCGCATTCCATCTGATTGTCGCCGTCGTTTATCTCGCTTTCCGCCTGGCGATCCTGCTGCAAAAGCGTCGGCGCGCCACGGCATAA
- the ldtR gene encoding transcriptional regulator LdtR — protein MTTTKIKPQVSAIDHEEQTIRSLYLDSLHLVERLHRRLLDVIKDEFDRQGRNDVNAVQALLLFNIGNSELTAGELRSRGYYLGSNVSYNVKKLVDLGFINHSRSRVDRRSVRISLTPEGQDIAETVAKLYERHVGSIQKVGGIGPDEFNQMNRLLQRLDRFWNDTIAYRM, from the coding sequence ATGACCACGACAAAGATCAAACCGCAGGTGTCCGCTATCGATCACGAAGAGCAGACCATCCGTTCTCTCTATCTTGATTCCCTGCATCTGGTGGAGCGCTTGCACCGCCGCCTGCTCGACGTCATCAAGGACGAATTCGACCGCCAGGGCCGCAACGACGTCAATGCTGTTCAGGCTTTGCTGCTGTTTAACATCGGCAATTCCGAGCTGACGGCCGGTGAATTGCGGTCTCGCGGCTACTACCTCGGCTCCAACGTTTCCTATAACGTCAAGAAGCTGGTCGACCTTGGTTTCATCAATCATTCCCGCTCGCGTGTCGACCGTCGTTCGGTCCGTATTTCCCTGACACCGGAAGGCCAGGACATCGCCGAAACCGTCGCCAAGCTCTATGAGCGTCACGTCGGCTCCATCCAGAAAGTCGGCGGCATCGGTCCGGACGAATTCAACCAGATGAACAGGTTGTTGCAGCGTCTCGATCGCTTCTGGAACGACACGATCGCCTATCGCATGTAG